One window of Posidoniimonas polymericola genomic DNA carries:
- a CDS encoding chemotaxis protein CheB — protein MNDKRPEYVVGIGASAGGLQSLEKLFDRLDQRTGAAYVVVQHLSPNYETMMDRLLGRHTGMEVAIAEHGQPLEPDHVYVIPPKQDLIVADGKLRLSDQDAMEMPHLTIDRLFASIAKEFGDRSVGVVLSGTGSDGSKGVQAIRNAGGLVLCESEATAKFSGMPRSAQSTGCVDHVLPAENMPRIIVRQIIGLSHAEQPDEASVDTILRLMRERLQVDFSQYKPATVTRRIDRRMSLSNVSSLESYVELLKSDPGQIDQLYQDMLIGVTKFFRDPACFDFFEKEVAPALLHDADPDAGLRVWVPGCATGEEAYTIAMILHELNKVRPRPVSIKIFASDIHPGSLRLGSLATYREAAIENVSAERLAHHFELHEDQYRIRKHIRQLVLCAPHNLLQDPPFTSLDMVSCRNLLIYFDHAAQNRALTLFHFGLKQAGVLFLGPSETVGDLANEFRTVHDKYRFYRKVGSARLPRDAALPVTLSPRRTGAAASIPGVGKTAAATAKQDTYDALLDQLLPPTLLIDQDRRVVELYGGAERFLTLRRRRMSTDLLDMCPESLQGTLSIGMRRVLVGGEEVVRLPATRIDSGGEGGELVCITMNAVRMPAGERYVAVCFTPHTAEEGDADPPSEQDGVLLEINNEDGELSKRIRELEDDLAATQENLQATIEELETSNEELQATNEELVSSNEELQSSNEELNSVNEELHTVNVEYQNKNAELRELNDDMNHLLASTDVGTIFLDPQLAIRRFTPGISGLFNLEDQDVGRPISVFSHSLDMRGLDGRLRDVLQTGKSFEREVTALSGATYFLRILPYEVSSEVTGVTLTLTNIETLVAARERADKAQRRLQKTIDAVPVFVSFVNRKRCYEYANNAYSELFGIPTEEMIGMPVREVLSPNAYARSEPRIERALAGEAQHFETVFGNADKQISAIVDYRPERNAAGEVTGFYVSASDISSLKQAERELESAMEAAKLANEAKSEFLAKMSHEIRSPMSAILGFAELLKRQLKEPDNVNCIEIIRSNGEHLLSLINDLLDLSQIEMRRVELSSDIVNVRTLLSDSCNTLQPRAAQNRVSLQAKLCDNLEAGMLTDSRRLKQIVLNLLTNAIKFSEGGRVVLSARRSRRRNELWVTIADSGCGISRGDLKRLFEPFTQVDSSNARAQEGSGLGLAITKQLVQQMGGRMLVRSQVDLGSVFQVRLPWRKLLPVARGTGNQPDLIEELPRLDGARVLVIDDRRDMRFLAEQVLADVGAQVQVVGDGASGLKSVAEADQASEPYACVITDIQMPEMDGYAVARQLRSRQYSGPILALTANAMASDRQKCFEAGCTGFISKPIDRVQLVRTVAEAISNGEH, from the coding sequence ATGAACGACAAGAGGCCGGAGTACGTGGTTGGCATCGGGGCGTCGGCTGGCGGATTGCAATCGTTAGAGAAGCTGTTCGACCGGCTCGACCAACGCACCGGCGCGGCGTACGTCGTGGTCCAGCACCTCTCGCCCAATTACGAGACGATGATGGACCGGCTGTTGGGCCGGCACACCGGGATGGAGGTGGCAATCGCCGAGCACGGACAGCCGCTCGAGCCGGACCACGTTTACGTCATCCCGCCCAAGCAGGATCTCATCGTCGCCGATGGCAAGCTGCGGCTTAGCGATCAGGACGCGATGGAGATGCCGCACCTGACGATTGATCGGCTGTTCGCATCGATAGCCAAGGAGTTTGGCGACCGATCGGTCGGCGTCGTCTTGTCCGGCACCGGCAGCGACGGATCAAAGGGAGTCCAGGCGATCCGCAACGCCGGCGGCCTCGTGCTCTGTGAGTCGGAGGCCACCGCCAAGTTCTCCGGGATGCCGCGTAGCGCCCAGTCGACCGGCTGCGTCGACCACGTCCTGCCGGCAGAGAACATGCCGCGGATAATTGTCCGCCAAATCATCGGCTTGTCGCACGCGGAGCAGCCCGACGAGGCGAGCGTCGACACCATCCTGCGTCTGATGCGCGAGCGCCTGCAGGTCGACTTCTCGCAGTACAAGCCGGCCACCGTGACGCGACGCATCGACCGGCGGATGTCGCTGAGCAACGTGAGCTCGCTGGAGTCGTACGTTGAGCTGCTCAAGTCGGACCCCGGGCAGATCGATCAGCTCTACCAGGACATGCTGATCGGGGTCACGAAGTTCTTCCGCGACCCCGCCTGCTTCGACTTCTTCGAGAAAGAAGTCGCGCCGGCCCTGCTCCACGACGCCGACCCCGACGCCGGTCTGCGGGTGTGGGTCCCCGGGTGCGCCACCGGTGAGGAGGCGTACACAATCGCGATGATCTTGCACGAGCTCAACAAGGTCCGCCCGCGGCCCGTCAGCATCAAGATTTTTGCGAGTGACATCCACCCCGGATCGCTACGCCTCGGCAGCCTCGCGACCTACCGAGAGGCGGCGATCGAGAACGTCTCGGCGGAGCGGCTGGCGCACCACTTCGAGCTGCACGAGGACCAGTACCGCATCCGTAAGCACATCCGGCAGTTGGTGCTGTGCGCCCCGCACAACCTGCTGCAAGACCCACCGTTCACGTCCCTCGACATGGTGTCGTGCCGCAACCTGCTGATCTACTTCGACCACGCCGCGCAGAATCGCGCGTTGACCCTGTTCCACTTCGGACTCAAGCAGGCGGGCGTCTTGTTCCTTGGCCCCAGCGAGACCGTCGGCGACCTGGCGAACGAGTTCCGCACCGTCCACGACAAGTACCGCTTCTACCGCAAGGTGGGCAGCGCCCGACTGCCACGCGACGCCGCGCTACCCGTGACGCTCTCACCTCGCCGGACCGGCGCGGCGGCCTCGATACCGGGCGTCGGCAAGACCGCCGCCGCCACCGCGAAGCAGGACACCTACGACGCCCTCCTCGATCAGCTGCTCCCCCCGACGCTGCTAATCGACCAGGACCGCCGCGTCGTCGAGCTGTATGGGGGCGCGGAGAGGTTCCTGACTCTGCGCCGTCGACGCATGAGCACGGACCTGCTGGACATGTGCCCCGAGTCGCTTCAGGGAACGCTGTCGATCGGCATGCGGCGGGTGCTCGTCGGTGGCGAGGAGGTTGTACGGCTGCCGGCCACGCGCATCGACTCGGGTGGGGAGGGCGGAGAACTCGTCTGCATCACGATGAACGCGGTTCGGATGCCGGCGGGCGAGCGGTACGTGGCGGTATGTTTTACTCCGCACACGGCCGAGGAGGGCGACGCAGATCCCCCCAGCGAGCAGGATGGCGTCCTGCTCGAGATCAACAACGAGGACGGCGAACTCTCGAAACGCATCCGCGAGCTGGAGGACGACCTTGCGGCGACCCAGGAGAACCTGCAGGCGACCATCGAGGAGCTTGAGACCAGCAACGAGGAGCTGCAGGCGACCAACGAGGAACTGGTTTCTAGCAACGAAGAGCTGCAGAGCTCCAACGAAGAGCTCAATTCGGTCAACGAAGAGCTTCACACTGTCAACGTCGAGTACCAGAACAAGAACGCCGAGCTGAGGGAGCTGAACGATGACATGAATCATCTGCTCGCGAGCACCGACGTCGGCACCATCTTCCTCGATCCTCAGCTGGCGATCCGCCGTTTCACTCCCGGTATCAGCGGCCTGTTCAACCTCGAGGACCAGGACGTCGGACGTCCTATCTCGGTTTTCTCGCACAGCCTCGACATGCGGGGGCTCGACGGCCGGCTTCGCGACGTCCTGCAGACCGGCAAATCGTTTGAACGCGAGGTCACGGCGCTTAGCGGCGCCACCTACTTCCTGCGGATCCTTCCGTACGAGGTCTCGAGCGAGGTGACCGGCGTAACGCTGACGCTCACTAACATCGAGACCCTCGTTGCCGCTCGCGAGCGGGCGGACAAGGCGCAGCGGCGGCTGCAGAAAACGATCGACGCCGTGCCGGTGTTCGTTTCGTTCGTCAACCGGAAGCGCTGCTACGAGTACGCCAACAACGCCTACTCAGAGCTGTTCGGGATCCCGACGGAAGAGATGATCGGCATGCCGGTCCGCGAAGTGCTGAGCCCCAACGCCTACGCCCGCAGCGAACCCCGTATTGAGCGGGCCCTGGCGGGAGAGGCCCAACACTTCGAGACCGTCTTCGGCAATGCCGATAAGCAGATCTCCGCGATCGTCGACTACCGTCCCGAACGCAATGCGGCGGGAGAGGTCACCGGCTTCTACGTGTCGGCTTCGGATATCTCATCGCTGAAGCAGGCCGAGCGGGAGCTCGAGTCGGCGATGGAGGCCGCCAAGCTCGCCAACGAGGCGAAGAGCGAGTTCCTCGCCAAGATGAGCCACGAGATCCGCAGCCCGATGTCCGCGATACTCGGTTTTGCGGAGCTGCTAAAACGCCAGCTCAAGGAGCCGGACAACGTCAACTGCATTGAGATCATCCGCAGCAACGGCGAGCACCTGCTCAGCCTCATCAACGATCTGCTCGACCTCTCGCAGATCGAGATGCGGCGGGTCGAGCTGTCGAGCGACATCGTCAACGTGCGGACCTTGCTGTCCGACTCCTGCAACACGCTGCAGCCCCGCGCCGCGCAGAACCGGGTCTCGCTGCAGGCCAAGCTTTGCGACAACCTCGAGGCGGGGATGCTCACCGACTCGCGGAGGCTCAAACAGATCGTCTTGAACCTGCTAACCAACGCGATCAAATTCAGCGAGGGTGGTAGAGTTGTGCTCTCGGCGCGGCGGTCGCGTCGGCGGAACGAGCTGTGGGTCACCATCGCCGACTCGGGATGCGGGATCTCCCGCGGCGACCTAAAGCGGCTGTTCGAGCCCTTCACCCAGGTCGACTCATCCAACGCCAGGGCCCAGGAAGGGTCGGGTCTCGGTCTCGCGATCACTAAGCAGCTTGTCCAGCAGATGGGGGGCCGGATGCTGGTTCGCAGCCAAGTTGATCTGGGCTCAGTCTTCCAGGTGAGGCTGCCGTGGCGGAAACTCCTCCCGGTCGCCAGGGGCACCGGCAATCAGCCTGATTTGATCGAGGAGCTGCCGCGGCTCGATGGCGCAAGGGTTTTGGTGATCGACGACCGCCGCGACATGCGGTTCCTGGCGGAGCAGGTGCTGGCTGATGTCGGCGCCCAGGTGCAGGTGGTTGGCGACGGCGCATCGGGGCTGAAGTCGGTCGCCGAGGCCGATCAGGCGAGCGAGCCCTACGCCTGTGTCATCACCGACATTCAAATGCCTGAGATGGACGGCTACGCCGTAGCCCGTCAGCTGCGTAGCCGTCAATACTCCGGCCCAATCCTAGCGCTGACAGCGAACGCGATGGCCAGCGATCGCCAGAAGTGCTTCGAAGCCGGCTGCACCGGCTTCATCTCTAAACCAATTGACCGCGTGCAGCTTGTCCGCACAGTCGCGGAGGCTATCAGCAATGGCGAGCACTAA
- a CDS encoding LamG domain-containing protein, translating to MQRRTLTNTFVALSITALSVLGAHAFADGVPLHDGLLSYWPLDEGAGIVAGDASPGGSIIDNGELRDGPTWLSGKFGAGLGFAGAENVLIPNSADMDINSNAVSLSTWVKLDKMPSDIAGSFAGIYDSQPDNYVLYLDKNSNELRFKVTDANGASTSAHPGVPASMLDTTSWHHVMGVYDGSVGSVKIYWDGAQVDLASLPTTVGTVRPGQVAGLGAQTTTDAPHTASNFYEGGIADLAIWNRPLGVAEAEYLFNSGAGSTVGGANPSIAAVAPLSPTAPTAQPVIHYTFDGDLTNQGSGGSALDGVFHDGPAMAGPQYTGAGSSQGLNFSSNPEATNSVDNEGADAGQYLSVDYTLPEQGSIALQFSSEASFNFQSLWGNSVHANAWEAWVYGNERLSARANNASNAANLDYLLTLVGGVGEEHDIVFTWERDGDQLESKLYIDGELREIAAESWLDPGGVFYLGGGPGNHLSRGVFGDLRIYDVALAAGEVLYLSRVPEPNALAIGLLWLTAMGSRRRRATA from the coding sequence ATGCAGCGAAGAACTCTGACGAACACCTTTGTAGCTCTATCAATCACCGCTCTATCTGTCCTCGGCGCCCACGCGTTCGCGGATGGCGTGCCGCTGCACGACGGGCTGCTCAGTTACTGGCCGCTCGACGAGGGCGCGGGCATCGTTGCTGGCGACGCGTCGCCCGGTGGATCTATCATCGACAACGGCGAACTACGCGACGGCCCGACCTGGCTGAGTGGCAAGTTCGGCGCGGGCCTGGGTTTCGCCGGCGCTGAGAACGTGTTGATCCCCAACAGCGCCGACATGGATATCAACAGCAACGCGGTTTCCCTCTCGACCTGGGTGAAGCTCGACAAGATGCCGTCCGATATTGCGGGCTCGTTCGCAGGGATCTACGACTCGCAACCAGACAACTACGTCCTGTATCTCGACAAGAACAGCAACGAACTGCGGTTCAAGGTCACCGACGCCAACGGCGCTTCGACTAGCGCGCACCCTGGAGTACCGGCGTCGATGCTGGACACGACCAGCTGGCACCACGTCATGGGCGTCTACGACGGCAGCGTCGGTTCGGTAAAAATCTACTGGGACGGTGCTCAGGTGGACCTGGCGTCGCTCCCTACCACTGTAGGAACGGTTCGCCCGGGGCAGGTTGCCGGCCTGGGGGCCCAGACCACCACCGACGCGCCGCACACTGCCAGCAACTTCTACGAAGGCGGGATCGCCGACTTGGCCATCTGGAACCGGCCACTGGGCGTCGCCGAGGCAGAGTACCTGTTCAATAGCGGGGCCGGCAGCACCGTGGGCGGAGCCAACCCCTCCATCGCGGCCGTGGCGCCGCTTTCCCCGACCGCGCCGACGGCCCAGCCAGTGATCCACTACACCTTCGATGGCGACCTCACGAACCAGGGCTCCGGCGGCTCGGCCCTCGACGGCGTGTTCCACGACGGACCCGCAATGGCCGGACCCCAGTACACCGGGGCCGGATCGAGTCAGGGCCTCAACTTTTCGTCAAACCCCGAGGCGACCAACTCCGTCGACAACGAGGGGGCGGACGCGGGCCAGTACCTGTCGGTCGACTACACGCTACCCGAGCAGGGGTCGATTGCGTTGCAGTTCTCGTCGGAAGCGTCGTTCAACTTCCAATCGCTGTGGGGCAACTCCGTCCACGCGAACGCGTGGGAGGCCTGGGTCTACGGGAATGAGCGGCTATCGGCCCGTGCCAACAACGCCTCGAATGCGGCCAACCTCGACTACTTGCTGACGCTGGTAGGCGGCGTCGGGGAGGAACACGACATCGTGTTCACCTGGGAGCGGGACGGCGACCAGCTGGAAAGCAAACTGTACATCGACGGCGAGCTGAGAGAAATCGCCGCCGAGAGCTGGCTCGACCCGGGCGGCGTGTTCTACCTGGGCGGCGGGCCGGGCAACCACCTGAGCCGCGGGGTCTTCGGCGACTTGCGTATCTACGACGTCGCGCTCGCCGCCGGCGAGGTCTTGTACCTGTCGCGCGTCCCAGAGCCGAACGCCCTTGCGATTGGGCTCCTCTGGCTGACCGCGATGGGAAGCCGGCGCCGGCGAGCGACCGCCTAG
- a CDS encoding DUF1559 family PulG-like putative transporter has protein sequence MRLQTPPTAPPRKTGRLAGFTLVELLVVIAIIGVLVALLLPAVQAAREAARRTQCTNQLKQISLAWQYHHDAMKHFPTGGWGWGWQGDPDLGYGVDQPGGWVYNLLPYMELGNLREIGSGLPAADKRLALAQLSQTQPPGFICPSKRPSQPTAPKNHWSPKNCAFKVGDLAGKSDYAACSGDPAVPEAPTKAEGPANLTVADSPLWKWGGPHNGVCYLRSKVKYKDITDGTSNTFLVGEKYQRPESYDGSFASGSATYDFGDNESMFSGYNRDQHRSTNPQLPPHQDRPGILDDYAFGSAHSGAFGMAMCDGSVKRVNYDIDITAYRWLGVVDDGTVVQERP, from the coding sequence ATGCGACTGCAAACTCCCCCAACCGCCCCACCCCGAAAGACAGGACGGCTTGCCGGTTTCACGCTCGTCGAGCTGCTGGTGGTCATCGCCATCATCGGGGTGTTGGTCGCCCTGCTGCTTCCCGCGGTGCAGGCCGCCCGCGAAGCGGCGCGGCGGACCCAATGCACCAATCAACTCAAGCAGATCAGCCTCGCTTGGCAGTACCACCACGACGCGATGAAGCACTTCCCGACCGGTGGTTGGGGGTGGGGCTGGCAGGGCGACCCCGATCTCGGCTACGGAGTCGATCAGCCGGGGGGTTGGGTCTACAACCTGCTCCCGTACATGGAGCTCGGCAACCTCCGTGAGATCGGCTCCGGCCTGCCCGCAGCGGACAAGCGACTCGCGCTAGCCCAGCTGTCGCAGACGCAGCCGCCCGGGTTCATCTGCCCGTCGAAGCGTCCGTCGCAACCAACTGCGCCCAAGAACCACTGGTCGCCAAAGAACTGTGCGTTCAAGGTGGGGGACCTGGCCGGCAAGAGCGACTACGCCGCGTGCAGCGGTGACCCGGCCGTGCCCGAAGCGCCCACCAAGGCCGAGGGCCCCGCCAACCTAACGGTCGCCGACAGCCCGCTGTGGAAGTGGGGCGGGCCGCACAACGGCGTGTGCTACCTCCGCAGCAAGGTCAAGTACAAGGACATCACCGACGGGACCTCAAACACCTTCTTGGTCGGTGAGAAATACCAGCGACCCGAGAGCTACGACGGGTCATTCGCCAGCGGCAGCGCCACCTACGACTTCGGCGACAACGAGTCGATGTTTTCCGGATACAACCGCGACCAACACCGCTCAACCAACCCGCAACTGCCCCCCCATCAAGACCGCCCCGGCATCCTGGACGACTACGCCTTCGGCAGCGCCCACTCCGGCGCCTTCGGGATGGCGATGTGCGACGGCTCCGTCAAGCGGGTCAACTACGATATCGACATCACTGCGTACCGTTGGCTCGGCGTCGTCGACGACGGGACCGTCGTCCAGGAACGCCCCTAG
- a CDS encoding glycerophosphodiester phosphodiesterase family protein: protein MSYSGWRPVPGLVLTTIVLIGLAGRAVAVAVPLHDGLAAYWALDEGLGSVAHDWAPGDAVSDDGSLRNSPAWIDGIFGAGLAFNGQDQDVLIPSSADLDIGGAAAVTLSAWVKLNELPSEIPGSFSGIFDSATDNYILYLDKGNNELRFKVTTTTGGAARPGVPASMLNKSEWNHLMGVYGGDGHASIYFNGELAGDIAASGLLADVKPGQVAGIGSQVSSNAPYASSSHFNGGIADVAVWGRALGLAEAQYLYNEGVGNAVGAANPSIEPVAPPRPDNPSILIEAHRGYSAIAPENTLAAFKAAAGIADYVELDVRVTQDNQLVVMHDATLDRTTNGTGAVGARNYTGYIDGLDAGGWFSPDFAGEGVPTLGEAVETILAHDMRPLIERKTGDAADIVQVLDGLGVLQQSVIISFDWNFLTDVRQLDSAVKLGGLGSGSLGSGTVANAIAAGFDFLDWGDSAAITSAAVDMVHAAGLELHVWTVDNLTRMQQLIDLGVDGITTNTPESLRSIVPFAGDFNNDGVVDAADYTAWRDADSDADDYKAWVENYGRGSVGGSPESPAPPSSAPAPSSVWSLTSLAVLWVSNRRRWRLLRVSAEGPP, encoded by the coding sequence ATGAGCTACTCTGGTTGGCGCCCCGTGCCTGGCCTCGTGTTGACAACGATCGTCCTGATCGGACTTGCGGGGCGGGCCGTGGCGGTGGCGGTTCCGCTGCACGACGGGCTCGCGGCCTACTGGGCCCTCGACGAGGGCCTGGGAAGCGTCGCCCACGACTGGGCGCCAGGGGACGCGGTTTCCGATGATGGCTCACTGCGGAACAGCCCCGCCTGGATTGACGGGATCTTTGGCGCAGGGCTCGCATTTAACGGCCAAGATCAGGACGTGCTGATCCCCAGCAGCGCCGACCTAGACATCGGCGGCGCCGCAGCGGTCACGCTGTCGGCCTGGGTGAAGCTGAATGAGCTGCCGTCGGAAATCCCCGGATCCTTCTCTGGCATCTTCGACTCGGCCACCGACAACTACATCCTTTACCTCGACAAAGGCAACAACGAGCTGCGTTTTAAGGTCACCACCACCACCGGGGGCGCGGCCCGGCCCGGCGTGCCCGCCTCGATGCTGAATAAGTCGGAGTGGAACCACTTGATGGGCGTCTACGGGGGGGATGGCCACGCCAGCATCTACTTCAACGGTGAGCTAGCGGGCGACATCGCCGCGTCGGGGCTCTTGGCGGATGTTAAGCCGGGGCAGGTCGCTGGTATCGGGTCCCAGGTGAGCAGCAACGCGCCGTATGCGTCCAGCAGCCACTTCAACGGCGGCATTGCGGACGTTGCGGTGTGGGGCCGAGCGCTGGGTCTCGCCGAGGCTCAGTATCTGTACAACGAGGGCGTTGGCAACGCGGTGGGTGCGGCGAACCCGTCTATTGAACCCGTCGCTCCCCCACGCCCCGACAACCCCTCAATCCTGATCGAGGCCCACCGCGGCTACTCGGCGATCGCTCCCGAGAACACGCTCGCGGCCTTCAAGGCGGCGGCGGGGATCGCCGACTACGTGGAGCTCGACGTACGCGTGACCCAGGACAACCAGCTGGTCGTCATGCATGACGCCACGCTCGACCGCACCACCAACGGAACGGGCGCCGTGGGCGCAAGAAACTACACGGGCTACATCGACGGCCTCGACGCCGGCGGCTGGTTCTCGCCCGACTTTGCCGGAGAGGGCGTGCCCACGCTAGGCGAAGCGGTCGAGACTATCCTCGCACACGACATGCGGCCGCTTATCGAACGCAAGACCGGTGACGCGGCCGACATCGTCCAGGTGCTGGATGGGCTCGGGGTGCTGCAGCAGTCGGTGATCATCTCGTTCGACTGGAACTTCCTCACCGATGTTCGCCAGCTAGACTCAGCGGTCAAGCTGGGGGGCCTCGGAAGCGGCTCGCTTGGTTCCGGCACGGTCGCCAACGCGATCGCGGCCGGATTCGACTTCCTTGACTGGGGCGACAGCGCCGCGATTACCTCCGCGGCGGTCGACATGGTGCACGCGGCGGGCCTCGAACTCCACGTCTGGACCGTCGACAACCTGACCCGCATGCAGCAGCTTATCGATCTTGGCGTCGACGGCATAACGACCAACACTCCGGAGTCGCTGCGGTCGATCGTCCCCTTCGCCGGTGACTTCAACAACGACGGCGTCGTGGACGCCGCCGACTACACTGCCTGGCGCGACGCCGACAGCGACGCCGACGACTACAAAGCGTGGGTGGAGAACTACGGGAGAGGATCCGTCGGCGGATCGCCGGAGAGCCCCGCCCCGCCATCGTCCGCACCCGCGCCGTCTTCGGTGTGGTCTCTGACCAGCCTAGCGGTGCTGTGGGTGTCAAACCGCCGACGCTGGCGGCTCCTACGCGTCTCAGCAGAAGGGCCCCCATGA
- a CDS encoding LamG-like jellyroll fold domain-containing protein: MFYKTSTALATCVGLLLTAASAPTSATQLQDGLITYWPLNEGSGTTAGDAAPGGGVTDNGELRNSPTWSSGKFGGGLQFNGVDQDVLIPNSTDMDVNTSGLTLSVWVKLDQVPDDIVTSFSGIYDSAPDNYVMYLDRGNNELRFKATTAGGGAERPGIPAKMLDTTEWHHVMGVFDGVEASNSIYFDGQLVDRHSAVSLLDVVRSGQIASIGGQPAVDAPFAPTSLFQGQVSDVAVWNRSLGVAEAQYLYNGGVGNAVGAANPDISPAAGVSPVQPTAQPVIYYNFNGNLDNHGTGGAALNATLQDAAGRNDSLYSSTTFGQGVDLSENPVATPVSETEPGDYLSVEYTLSDSGTIAMQASITELYNFQTLWANSSHPNDWEAWIYENGRFAARADRSSSQLNHDVFLFDDPLALHHYAYAWERDGDRMDAALYIDGVFQGQVNLPWRDPGTEFYIGGGPGNHLSKAVFDEVRIYNTALSEAELLYLSMNAPETTILTGDYNLDGVVDAADYTVWRDADGTSVVAGSGADGNGDGVVDSGDYLVWKTHYGESSGSAPGSAAIAPEPAALGLLLAASIGVLSRRGCSPRRALGGR; this comes from the coding sequence ATGTTTTATAAGACCTCGACCGCTCTAGCGACGTGCGTCGGCTTGCTGCTGACTGCCGCGTCTGCTCCGACCTCAGCCACACAGCTGCAGGACGGTCTCATCACCTACTGGCCGCTCAACGAAGGGTCGGGGACGACTGCCGGTGACGCAGCGCCCGGAGGTGGCGTGACGGACAACGGTGAACTCCGCAACTCACCGACATGGTCCTCCGGCAAGTTCGGCGGCGGCCTGCAGTTCAACGGCGTCGACCAGGATGTGCTGATCCCCAACAGCACCGACATGGACGTCAATACTTCCGGACTTACACTCTCGGTCTGGGTGAAGCTCGACCAGGTGCCGGACGACATTGTCACCAGCTTCTCTGGTATTTATGACTCGGCGCCCGACAACTACGTGATGTACCTCGACCGTGGCAACAACGAGCTGCGTTTCAAGGCGACCACCGCGGGCGGCGGAGCGGAACGCCCCGGCATCCCGGCCAAGATGCTCGACACAACTGAGTGGCACCACGTCATGGGCGTGTTTGACGGGGTAGAGGCCTCCAACAGCATCTATTTCGACGGTCAGTTGGTGGACCGGCACTCGGCTGTCTCGCTGCTGGACGTGGTTCGGTCCGGCCAGATCGCAAGCATCGGCGGCCAGCCGGCTGTCGACGCGCCCTTCGCCCCAACCTCGCTGTTTCAGGGGCAGGTGTCGGACGTTGCGGTCTGGAACCGGTCGCTCGGCGTGGCCGAGGCGCAATACTTGTACAACGGCGGCGTCGGCAACGCGGTGGGCGCGGCGAACCCCGACATCAGCCCCGCGGCCGGTGTTTCCCCTGTGCAGCCAACCGCCCAGCCGGTGATCTACTACAACTTCAATGGGAATCTGGACAACCACGGGACAGGCGGCGCCGCCCTGAACGCCACCCTGCAGGACGCCGCCGGCAGGAACGACTCGCTCTACTCGTCGACAACCTTTGGCCAAGGTGTGGACCTGAGCGAGAACCCTGTGGCGACCCCGGTCTCAGAAACGGAGCCTGGTGACTACTTGTCGGTCGAGTACACCCTTTCCGACTCTGGCACGATCGCCATGCAGGCGTCGATCACCGAGCTCTACAACTTCCAGACGCTGTGGGCCAACTCGTCGCATCCCAACGACTGGGAAGCCTGGATTTACGAGAACGGCCGGTTCGCCGCCCGCGCCGACCGCAGCTCGTCACAGCTCAATCACGACGTCTTCCTATTCGACGATCCCCTCGCGTTGCACCACTACGCCTACGCTTGGGAGCGTGACGGCGATCGCATGGACGCCGCCCTCTACATCGACGGCGTCTTCCAGGGCCAGGTGAACCTTCCCTGGCGCGACCCGGGCACAGAGTTCTATATCGGGGGTGGCCCCGGCAACCACCTGTCGAAGGCAGTCTTCGACGAGGTCCGCATCTACAACACGGCCCTTTCGGAGGCCGAGCTGCTCTACCTCTCGATGAACGCTCCGGAAACGACCATCCTCACCGGGGACTACAACCTGGACGGCGTGGTCGACGCGGCCGACTACACCGTGTGGCGTGACGCCGATGGGACGTCGGTCGTGGCCGGTTCGGGCGCCGATGGAAACGGCGACGGCGTGGTCGACTCAGGCGACTACCTGGTCTGGAAAACGCACTACGGCGAGTCGTCTGGGTCCGCCCCTGGGTCTGCAGCAATTGCGCCAGAGCCCGCTGCTCTGGGCCTGCTATTAGCGGCTTCGATTGGGGTCCTGAGCCGACGCGGCTGCTCGCCACGCCGCGCCCTCGGCGGCAGGTAG